The Periophthalmus magnuspinnatus isolate fPerMag1 chromosome 15, fPerMag1.2.pri, whole genome shotgun sequence genomic sequence GTAGGTAAACAAATTATCTAAGTAAACAGTTTATCTAAGTAAACAGGTTGTCCCGTCTTCAGTAGCTGTCTTGTACCATCATGAAAAACTGTAACACTTGTGCATTTAACTGTGCAGCCATGGACAAGACTTGATCTCCCAGCATGACATCGGAGGCTTCGGTCTCCTCACCTCCTGCTATAGGCAGCCCTTCTGCCCAAAGAGACTTCCACTTTCTCCGCTCCTTTGTGGCTGGaggtacaattttttttatacactaagaaaatactgtacttttatttggcTACTGATTCTGttgaataataatttattatcttttattttttcaggagTGGCAGGATGTTGTGCCAAAACAACCATAGCTCCTTTAGACAGAGTAAAGATTCTGCTACAAGCCCAGaatcctcattacaaacatctAGGTAAACCATTACTATCAGTGTCAAATAAGTAACATGTTTATCTGCTGTTTATAATTGTCCATTTCAACCTATGTATTTCAGGTGTGTTTGCCACTCTGAAAGCTGTACCAAAGAAAGAAGGCTTCTTTGGCTTATACAAAGGCAATGGAGCCATGATGGTTAGAATATTCCCCTATGGAGCTATTCAGTTTATGGCTCTTGACAAGTACAAAAAGGTATTCTGggtttatttaaagtgcatatgacaggttagactacactTACTAAAAATCTTACctagttttttatattttcgtaattttgatgaaattttcaatttacttcctggttagacaCAGGCAGCAATGCAACCATACTGTTAACAAgagtgaaaatgtatttaaattacaCCATatttatgatttgacaaataaaaactaatgacaactttattttgttaaacagtgtttaaattgtcagaaaaatgcctttgtTGTGCATAATGACAGTTGACTACATAGGCAGAGAGATTCCAGTCTAGAACTCACtgttacttcctgtaatttacaactttttgttttctaaatTTCAACAAACTGCCACCTAACTGATGTCAAATTATGAAGGATATTTTCCTcgggtactatcccaccaaaccaataataattataaaaaacgtattaatctgtcaaatgcaccttcacttgaaaaacaaacaaacagaaaatgagTTCCGGTAAGATAACTAAACCTTTCCTTCATGCAGTTGCTCAGTAATAAGCTTGGGATATCTGGACACATTCACTGGCTCATGGCTGGGTCTATGGCAGGTAACTTATCTCTTTTCTGATATGATTGCACAGTTACTCTCTGCACTTTGTCCAAAGCaatagtgcacagtttgtacacTGTTTTTCATGAATCGTAAAGCACATTGGCCTGTTTTgggaaaaaacatttaacaaaatgttgttttatgtcacaatactaaaatttctaaggaatagacttgatacgcAATACAGATttcataatgataataataaaaacctctttacttagacaatagaatgtcattttcaacattaaattgtagtacgtTTACAatcccatgtggtcttatagctgtgtactagtctatgtggtcttatgcATGTTCTAGTACAACCTATATAGCCtatatagactttatatataaatggacatagctaacctgctagctgcccaGTTCCACATAAGATGTGAGAATGGgggcgcttctggctccaattcactttctaatgtaaaactgttgcccctctctccgaaactgctgctgtcatgctcgtcattttgatcttaaaatgtttgcgtTAATCTGCTCTACAGGAtggtattgtgtctgtaaatcaaattagatatgaacattaataacagacaaatcaggtgccttctttccctgaggtccctCTTGCTAGCGTAAGCAACAGGTTTGTTTCACAGCATTGCTAACTGcttgctccctgttaaaccagcagtgtgggcaggaaggggcgttgccttcaacagccttgctggattggctctttggttgccatgatactcgcgatcggaatcccaaatatggaactctgctccaaattcgctccatAACTCAATGAGTACCATTTGACTGCAGCCAAATGCTGTGGGTAATATCAGTGAACATTTGTCCAATTATTTATACAGCCTAtggatacagctcaagatcattttgaaactattcaggaaaggttcatttctatcctgtaaatgtgactttaagtatcgatactggatcaaatgagtttctagtttcgatattagttttagtatgtattagtatcagattttttatttacaaccCTAATTGTGGCAAATGGCAAAAGGGTGCAGTCATTTTagtaattattcattattacaCTATTATTTCACACCATTTATCATTGTTTCTATTCTGATTAGAGATGTGCAGGTTGACTTCTGCAGGTTGACTCGCAAAGCCCGCTGGTAACTCATGGGTCGGGGCAggttggaaaaaaatgtatttattgtgggtGGGTCATTTTTTTACCAAAGAAAAATATGTAGGCTATTATTACTATAgcctataaaatattttaaaacaaagtaatatTCATCCACATTGGCCTGTGTTTGATTATGTTTGTTAATAAAGTTTACGTTGACCTGATGTCATCGTGGTGCACCCCCCATGTGCGCCACATTAGGCAGTTAGAACCGATGCCACAGTAAGTGCCAAAAAGAAGCAATTTGGAGACTGAAGATGAGGTATTAATTTGTTTAGAAAGAAAAGTACAGCTGATTCATCATATTTGCAGATTTACTCCCATTATGTCTattttcaagcatgtttttgtttaatataaagctgcatttattgatctgtttttacagtgtatttaaTGATTGTGGGTGCGGGTTAGGGCAGGTTGTATAAATAGTTTCTGCAGGGCTGGGGCTGGCCATACACTCGCATCTCTTATTCTGATTGTACTTTCTGCCTTTAGGTATGACTGCAGTAGTTTTCACCTACCCACTGGATGTGGTCCGTGCCAGATTGGCCTTCCAGGTGAAAGGGGAGCATCGTTACACTGGaattataaatgcttttcagaCCATCTATCTTAAGGTACATTTAAAGACTGATTCAGTATAAAGGGCTAACCAATATAAATCTATCATTTaaagtatatatttaatttatttttaattgcatctttaatattaataaataaatatccatTTCAACTTTAAAGGAAGGAGGACTGTATGGTTTCTACAGAGGACTAATCCCAACTCTTATTGGAATGGCTCCTTACTCAGGTTGGTATTGTTTTGTAATTGTCAGCAACGTGTGCATTAATGAACAatccaattattattattttttttaattggccTTTTTTAattatgcaaaagaaaaaaatgagataATTATTTGATTGATGTTATTACACTGtataattattttgtatatatattattttattttcagcatTTTGTTTCATCTCAGAAAGGGGTGACTTAGTTGGTAACTTCAACTGATGAGATGATTTGTGGTGGTAAACaagtctcacacataaaattacggTCACAAGTTAGATACTATTAGCCAACaggttttcagttagtcactctcacctttttgtccaAAATCAacctcctaaacaggaccatgaacactcatgTCGATCACAGGCACAGATCACAACGCATTTTTTGTGGACTTTTCATTCTACCTATTCTGTCTTTAGGTTTCTCCTTCTTCACCTTCGGTACCCTGAAGAGCTTAGGACTGAAACACTTCCCGGACAGACTGGGAACCCCGTCTTTAGACAATCCTAATGTGCTGGTTCTGAAGGCACACTTCAACATGGTGTTTGGAGGCATGGCTGGGGCGATCGCTCAGACCATATCGTAAGTGAAGTCAACTgaagccattattattactattatttggAAAACAAGTGATGTTTCAGCTGGTTTTACTACTAGatgcactaccagtcaaaagttggacgcactaccagtcaaaagttggacacactttttcatgtatttttctttctttagttccatgattatttacattgtcgattctcactgaaggcatcaaaactatgaatgaacacacatggaatatataaagaaaaaaaaaaaaagataaactcCAAATAATTCAAAACCTGTTTCAGATATTACAAAATAGTCAGCCTTTCCTTGAACCTTGGTTTGCGCTTTTGACTGTTGACTTGTAGTGTATGtctttttttacaattatttttgaTGTAGACATTTTAATGATTTACTAAAGAATACACAATGAATGGGGCAGATATACACCGCCAGTGGATCAGAGGGTCATGGAAAATTGTGACTGTCCattaataatcaaaataaaaaatacatataaaagtCCATGTAAAGAACAAGCCCAAGTGATGAGGTTTTAATTTGTGGCATCTGAACAGCGCCCCCTAttgaatattttgatttatgatgGTTTGATTTGACATATTATTGTACTATAGTATACTAAATCTGAAATGTGTTGACAGATACCCGCTGGACGTGGCCAGAAGAAGAATGCAGTTAGGGGTAGTGCTTCCAGATTCTGATAAATGTGTGTAAGTATCCACCTCAGTGGACAGGGTTAAGCCCCCCAAAAAATGTCAGAGTAAAGGTTGTGTAATGATTGAAgttattttgaactttttatGTAAGCTGTTAGCATGGCCAGCCAACACTATTATATTCTACACAAATGGTTGTCTTGGAATCTTATCTCTATCCACCAAGTTTTAATGGCTGGGATTGTCACATAAACTAATCAATcagaaaaatgcacacacacaaaaataaataaatacacttttcaaTTTAAGAAATCGCCAAActgtaaatccacaaatgttttgcctggggaactaatagaaatgatcaggtaaTTTAatgaatctttatttatactggGAGAGCGCAATGAGAGCACAAAGACTCCTTTTCATGGGCACTCtgttcaaatacaaataaatacaaacaaacaaaactacatTTGTAAACTTATATCTTGGGTATTTCATTGTTtggttgtttagtttagtttagtttagggACAATGTACAGACACATTAAACTCATAAAAAGCAGAGATGTTCTGCTCCAGATCATAGCAAActagctagtttccatctgcactGCCCGATTTACAGAAATAAATTGTACTATGCAAgtaagcctgtcacgataacaaattacaatatataacaaagtacgatatattgctgaagaaaatatagatgataaatgataatattcaatgcctttataccactgacacgatcatcccaaacaaaacaatgctCTATGTACAGTACTGAACATgagctgaaaaaataaatgacacataatgagtcatagaagttattcattcaactctctgcagctcaaatcttcagaagagtacaaaaatgacaaaatgtttcCCACTAGTACAAGCAAAAAGTACCACAATAAGATCTATTCACACTGTCCACTCTCTGACccaaacacactgacacaataTCCATATGTACAATACAACTGCAGAGCTCCACAAGGTAAGTATTAACCAAATCATGAGTTACCTTCATCTTCCATCAATCCATTTTCTTcaacttatccggggccagtgTTGCACATTGGAAAATACAATGTTATCAACAGGAACACCTTACGCTTTCCCCTCCATTTGAGTATTAAATTTGCCAATTTAATgaaaccaaaaagaaaaaaacataactaaaaCATAATCCCAGATACAATActgtaaaccaggtcaaaacatcagAACTTTGACACTATGCAGCTATAATGGAATTTGTAGCTTCACACTAACATGCAAATCAAGCCTCTCTCCTACAGTGATGTGTATTCTCTATTTACATTGTAAACACTACTGTTGTTTTCTAATTGCAGAAGTCTAACCAAGACCTTGAAGTACGTGTACACAACATATGGAATCAAAAAAGGACTGTACCGAGGCCTTTCTCTCAACTATATTCGCTGTGTGCCCTCCCAGGCTGTGGCATTCACTGTTTACGAGTTCATGAAGCAGGTCCTGTACCTCAACTAGACTGGAATAGACTTCATGCCAATAGTCTGCATTATGTCTTAATATTACCATAGCAACCATACGCTAGGTAGAATCATCCCATCTCTTTGCTATactttttcaaaaaaatatatctttgattagcttttttcttttttcctttctccACTAAAATGTTCTGTAAACTACAGAAAAAGGTCAAACCTGAAAAGATTGCATTCAGTGATCATATTTAACCCATTGACCAGTGGGGAAATTTTTTATAAACAAGACATTGCATTAAACATGCAGCCTCAACATTTAATTTGCGCTTGGCCCTGCGCTTGGCCCTGCGCTTGGCCCTGCGCTTGGCCCTGCGCTTGGCCCTGCGCTTGGCCCTGCGCTTGGCCCTGCGCTTGGCCCTGCGCTTGGCCCTGCGCTTGGCCCTGCGCTTGGCCCTGCACTTGGCCCTCTGCTGCACTTTGCTCCCTGTAATTACAGTGAGCAGtctttactgcattttttaatgcaatttccAATACAAGAAAGtggggaaaataaaaataaatttctcTTCAAACAAATCCATttgaacttcaaatttgaataatcGATTTAATCGATTTTTTTTTGCCCAGTCCTTGACTGAGTGTAATAGCTTTGAGGGGTAGGCAACTAATTTTTCTTCAGAACAGCACAAACTTTTGCTTCAATGAATGTAAGGGAATTTTATCAATAGTTCAGCCTTTTGCctttatttaaatgattttgtCAGTAAATGTCATACAGGTGTACTTTAAGTTAGTCTAGTCCTTTGCCTTATTTGTTTTTAGGTTTGTAGGAATCAgcttagggtttttttttgtttggtataTGTCATGTACTTGCCTGGCATCCAGAATACATACTTCTCTAATACTTTATGAAAATgggagtctggtcactggtgaacgtccctgttttcagatgggcgtgattggttattccacctgtcaatcagggacacgcatagTCCCTATCAAAACAAATTAACTGCTGtaagaaagaacaaaatatcacaaGAGATGCAAAAACTTCACAGATTTGTGTAGAATCAATGAAAGAAGCACTGAACTCTGTTAACCTGAGGTGAAAGAAATTAGCTCTTTcaattcacatgtgtcactgaaataaacaaattttattAGACGATCacatttggttctggttt encodes the following:
- the slc25a16 gene encoding graves disease carrier protein, producing the protein MTSEASVSSPPAIGSPSAQRDFHFLRSFVAGGVAGCCAKTTIAPLDRVKILLQAQNPHYKHLGVFATLKAVPKKEGFFGLYKGNGAMMVRIFPYGAIQFMALDKYKKLLSNKLGISGHIHWLMAGSMAGMTAVVFTYPLDVVRARLAFQVKGEHRYTGIINAFQTIYLKEGGLYGFYRGLIPTLIGMAPYSGFSFFTFGTLKSLGLKHFPDRLGTPSLDNPNVLVLKAHFNMVFGGMAGAIAQTISYPLDVARRRMQLGVVLPDSDKCVSLTKTLKYVYTTYGIKKGLYRGLSLNYIRCVPSQAVAFTVYEFMKQVLYLN